CAGCTTCTTCCGCCATATCTTCTGGGGAGGCGATGCTTAAAACGTGAGTAACCGGAAATTCTTCATGATAGCGTCCGCCAATGCATTGATATACAGGTTGGTTTAATTTTTTACCCATTATGTCAAAGCAAGCAATATCAATAGCGGCTTTTGCGGTAGGAACACCATAAATGGTGCTATTCATGATATCGTGAATTTTTTCGATATGCATTGGATTTTTACCAAGTAGAGCTGGAGCTAACGTATGTTTTAAAACATGGAAAGTACTTTCCCACGATTCACCTGTAACGTGATCATCAGCGACTCCTTCACCGTAACCGACAATCCCTTCATCCGTTTCCATTTTAACGATAATAGAAGGCATATCAGGGTAAGAACCATAACTAATAACGAACGGATTGCGAAGTGGTAAACGAATTGCGTAAATGTGAATAGCTGTAATTTTCATTGTATAATCCACGTCCTTTTATAGATTTAAAGCTACATATATTCATAAGAAGTTTAGACTAGTGATGAATGATTTTTAAAAATAATTTTCTGAATTGTTAACTTTATTATATTTCAAAAGAAATGCAGGGACAATCTCTTGACATTTGAGTGAATGTTCAATATATTCTTCAAAATAGGATTTTTTATGAATGATAAAACTGCTTCGAATTTAGGAAGGAGAATGGAAGTTGAAAACTTTAGAGCTACAAGAGCGTTTAACAGAAATTTTTCAGCATTTACACGAAAACCCTGAAGTAAGCTGGAAGGAATATGAGACGACAGCCTATATTACTCAATTTCTAAAAGAAGAAGGACTTCCATATAAAACATTTGATGATTGTCCTGGAGTGATCGCTGAGGTTGGGGGCGGGAAGCCGGTTATCGCTATTCGTGCCGACATGGATGCATTATGGCAAGAAGTAGATGGGGAATATAAAGCAAACCATTCATGTGGTCACGATGCTCATATGACGATTGTGATGGGACTTGTTTTACAATTGAAAAACATGAGATGGGGAAATGGTACTGTTAGATTTATTTTTCAGCCGGCTGAAGAAAAAGGAAATGGTGCTTTAAAGATGGTAGAGAAAGGTGCTGTGGATGATGCTGATTTCCTATTTGGTGTTCATTTACGACCGATTGAGGAATTGCCTTTGAAACAAGCGGCACCATCGATTCGTCACGGAGCAGCAGGTTTTTTAGAAGTTACGATTCATGGGGAGGATGCACATGGAGCGAGACCACATCAAGGTATAAACGCAATTGACGTTATTTCAATGATTAATATCGGATTGAAAAATATATGGTTACCACCGCAAACATCGCATTCTGTTAAGATGACGAGATGCCAAGCTGGTGGTGATAATTTAAATATCATTCCGGGAAACGGTCATTTTAGCTTAGATGTAAGGGCAGAAAATAATATATTACTAGATGAGTTGAAACAAAAAATCGAGCACGTAATTACGTCTACTGAATCCATGGGATCCAAAATTTATTATGAGTGGATTGATCTTGCGCCAGGAGCAGAAGTATCAGAAGAAGCGGAGCGCTTTATGCGTAAAGGTATTCTTGAAGTGTATGGGGAAGAGGGATGTACTGGACCACTGTATACGACAGGAAGCGATGATTTTCA
The DNA window shown above is from Bacillus clarus and carries:
- a CDS encoding M20 peptidase aminoacylase family protein, with product MKTLELQERLTEIFQHLHENPEVSWKEYETTAYITQFLKEEGLPYKTFDDCPGVIAEVGGGKPVIAIRADMDALWQEVDGEYKANHSCGHDAHMTIVMGLVLQLKNMRWGNGTVRFIFQPAEEKGNGALKMVEKGAVDDADFLFGVHLRPIEELPLKQAAPSIRHGAAGFLEVTIHGEDAHGARPHQGINAIDVISMINIGLKNIWLPPQTSHSVKMTRCQAGGDNLNIIPGNGHFSLDVRAENNILLDELKQKIEHVITSTESMGSKIYYEWIDLAPGAEVSEEAERFMRKGILEVYGEEGCTGPLYTTGSDDFHYYTVKRPHLKAVMLGLGANLKPGLHHPRMQFNHDCIVDGVEILKQTVLKVLK